One genomic segment of Streptomyces sp. TLI_146 includes these proteins:
- a CDS encoding UvrD-helicase domain-containing protein: MAAQEAAVDSVRDREIGVEQEHLDKVYRRLEEKIHEAEFLMNDAAQRGQVGTPGALAERDAQVFRAGIHLNRLNNEFEDFLFGRIDLLLGKDGKKGPDGAYTAVEPAEGAVREDGDGKYAEIAETLHIGRIGVLDSDYAPLVIDWRAPAAAPFYRSTPVDPGRVVRRRVIRSKGRKVLGVEDDLMRPELTATLDGAELPVIGDGALMAALGQARSHTMRDIVASIQAEQDLVIRAPAASVTYVEGGPGTGKTAVALHRAAYLLYQDRRRYAGGILIVSPTPLLVSYTEGVLPSLGEEGQVAIRAVGNLVDGAEATAYDEPAVARIKGSSRMLQVLRKAARGALETADPARGRTRRGNPARPPQDTGQLSFGEEEGEAADGQAAATPTRLRVVAFGRRVELEAEELRRIRHAVLGGTAPVNLLRPRARKLLLDALWSRSGSAGRHTDPELAAELRSSFDDDITSEDSFIAFLDAWWPELTPRGVLAAMGDERRLNRWARRVLTPGETRRLARSLSRLDATGHGPLSVHDVALLDELETLLGTPAKPRRKREYDPLDALTGLEELMPHREETQRERAERLAQERTEYAHVIVDEAQDLTPMQWRMVGRRGRTATWTVVGDPAQSSWSDPDEAAAARDEALGSRPRRRFELTVNYRNPAEIAELAARVLTLAMPGMKSPRAVRSTGVEPRFTVAGQDLAESVREEAARLLDQVDGTVGVVVAMRRREQAARWLAGLGERVVALGSLEAKGLEYDATVVVSPAEIADESPAGLRVLYVALTRATQQLTVVSGERDEPDADGVPDLLRD, from the coding sequence GTGGCCGCGCAGGAAGCCGCTGTCGACTCGGTCAGAGACCGTGAGATCGGAGTCGAACAGGAACACCTGGACAAGGTGTACCGCCGCCTTGAGGAGAAGATCCACGAGGCGGAGTTCCTGATGAACGACGCCGCCCAGCGCGGCCAGGTGGGAACGCCCGGAGCGCTGGCGGAACGGGACGCCCAGGTCTTCCGGGCCGGGATCCACCTCAACCGCCTCAACAACGAATTCGAGGACTTCCTCTTCGGCCGGATCGACCTGCTGCTCGGCAAGGACGGCAAGAAGGGCCCCGACGGGGCCTACACGGCCGTGGAGCCCGCCGAGGGGGCCGTGCGCGAGGACGGGGACGGCAAGTACGCCGAGATCGCCGAAACGCTTCACATCGGCCGTATCGGCGTTCTGGACTCGGACTACGCGCCGCTGGTCATCGACTGGCGCGCGCCCGCCGCCGCGCCGTTCTACCGCTCCACGCCGGTCGACCCGGGCCGGGTGGTGCGCCGCCGCGTCATCCGCTCCAAGGGCCGCAAGGTGCTCGGGGTCGAGGACGACCTGATGCGCCCGGAGCTGACCGCGACGCTGGACGGCGCCGAGCTGCCGGTGATCGGCGACGGCGCCCTGATGGCCGCGCTCGGCCAGGCCCGCAGCCACACCATGCGGGACATCGTCGCCTCCATCCAGGCCGAGCAGGACCTGGTGATCCGCGCGCCCGCCGCGTCCGTCACCTACGTGGAGGGCGGCCCCGGCACCGGCAAGACCGCCGTCGCGCTGCACCGCGCCGCGTACCTGCTCTACCAGGACCGCCGCCGGTACGCGGGCGGCATCCTGATCGTCTCCCCGACCCCGCTGCTCGTGTCGTACACCGAAGGCGTGCTGCCCTCGCTCGGCGAGGAGGGGCAGGTGGCGATCCGCGCGGTCGGCAACCTGGTCGACGGCGCCGAGGCCACCGCGTACGACGAGCCGGCCGTCGCCAGGATCAAGGGCTCCTCCCGGATGCTCCAGGTGCTGCGCAAGGCGGCGCGCGGAGCCCTGGAGACGGCGGACCCGGCGCGCGGCAGGACCAGGCGGGGCAACCCGGCCCGGCCGCCGCAGGACACCGGCCAGCTCTCCTTCGGCGAGGAGGAGGGCGAGGCGGCGGACGGTCAGGCCGCCGCGACCCCCACCCGGCTGCGCGTCGTCGCCTTCGGCCGGCGCGTCGAGCTGGAGGCCGAGGAGCTGCGGCGGATCCGGCACGCCGTGCTCGGCGGCACCGCACCGGTCAACCTGCTGCGCCCGCGCGCCCGCAAGCTGCTCCTGGACGCCCTGTGGAGCAGATCCGGCTCGGCCGGGCGGCACACGGACCCGGAGCTCGCCGCCGAGCTGCGCTCCTCGTTCGACGACGACATCACCTCCGAGGACAGCTTCATCGCGTTCCTGGACGCCTGGTGGCCCGAGCTCACCCCGCGCGGGGTGCTCGCGGCGATGGGCGACGAGCGGCGCCTGAACCGCTGGGCGCGGCGGGTCCTGACGCCCGGCGAGACCCGGCGCCTGGCCCGCTCGCTCTCCCGGCTGGACGCCACCGGCCACGGGCCCCTTTCGGTGCACGACGTGGCGCTCCTGGACGAGCTGGAGACGCTGCTCGGCACCCCGGCCAAGCCCCGCAGGAAGCGCGAGTACGACCCGCTGGACGCGCTCACGGGCCTGGAGGAGCTGATGCCGCACCGCGAGGAGACCCAGCGCGAGCGCGCGGAGCGCCTGGCGCAGGAGCGCACCGAGTACGCGCACGTCATCGTCGACGAGGCGCAGGACCTCACGCCGATGCAGTGGCGCATGGTCGGCCGCCGGGGCCGCACGGCCACCTGGACGGTCGTCGGGGACCCGGCCCAGTCGTCCTGGTCCGACCCGGACGAGGCGGCCGCCGCGCGCGACGAGGCGCTGGGCTCCCGCCCCCGCCGCCGCTTCGAGCTGACCGTGAACTACCGCAACCCGGCCGAGATCGCCGAACTGGCCGCGCGGGTGCTGACGTTGGCGATGCCGGGCATGAAGTCCCCGAGGGCGGTCCGCTCCACGGGCGTCGAGCCGCGCTTCACGGTGGCCGGCCAGGACCTCGCCGAGTCCGTACGGGAGGAGGCGGCCCGCCTCCTCGACCAGGTCGACGGCACGGTCGGCGTGGTCGTCGCCATGCGGCGGCGCGAGCAGGCGGCGCGCTGGCTGGCCGGGCTCGGCGAGCGCGTGGTGGCGCTCGGCAGCCTGGAGGCCAAGGGCCTGGAGTACGACGCCACGGTGGTGGTCTCCCCGGCGGAGATCGCCGACGAGTCGCCCGCCGGGCTGCGCGTGCTGTACGTGGCGCTCACCCGGGCGACCCAGCAGCTCACGGTGGTCTCCGGCGAGCGCGACGAGCCCGATGCGGACGGGGTGCCCGACCTGCTGCGGGACTGA
- a CDS encoding HU family DNA-binding protein gives MNRSELVAALADRAEVTRKDADAVLAALAETVGEVVAKGDEKVTIPGFLTFERTHRAARTARNPQTGDPIDIPAGFSVKVSAGSKLKEAAKGK, from the coding sequence ATGAACCGCAGTGAGCTGGTGGCCGCGCTGGCCGACCGCGCCGAGGTGACCCGCAAGGACGCCGACGCCGTTCTGGCCGCTCTCGCCGAGACGGTCGGCGAGGTCGTCGCCAAGGGCGACGAGAAGGTCACCATCCCCGGCTTCCTGACCTTCGAGCGCACCCACCGTGCCGCTCGTACCGCTCGCAACCCGCAGACCGGCGACCCGATCGACATCCCGGCCGGTTTCAGCGTGAAGGTCTCCGCGGGCTCGAAGCTCAAGGAAGCCGCGAAGGGCAAGTAA
- a CDS encoding NAD-dependent malic enzyme produces MATAPSVSYSMTVRLEVPASGTAVSQLTTAVESSGGSVTGLDVTASGHEKLRIDVTIAATSTAHADEIVEKLRGIEGVTLGKVSDRTFLMHLGGKIEMASKHPIRNRDDLSMIYTPGVARVCMAIAENPEDARRLTIKRNSVAVVTDGSAVLGLGNIGPKAALPVMEGKAALFKRFAGIDAWPLCLDTQDTDEIVAIVKAIAPGFAGINLEDISAPRCFEIEARLREALDIPVFHDDQHGTAIVVLAALTNALRVVGKGIGDVRVVMSGAGAAGTAILKLLLAAGVKNAVVADIQGVVHTGRADLAGADAGSDMAALRWIADNTNPEGLTGSLREAVVGADVFIGVSAPNVLNGDDVAAMAEGAIVFALANPDPEVDPGVARETAAVVATGRSDFPNQINNVLVFPGVFRGLLDAQSRTVNTDMMLAAATALANVVTEDELNPNYIIPSVFNDKVAGAVAGAVRTAAQAAL; encoded by the coding sequence ATGGCAACGGCGCCCAGCGTCTCGTACTCGATGACGGTCCGGCTGGAGGTGCCCGCCAGCGGAACGGCGGTCTCCCAGCTCACCACGGCCGTGGAGTCCTCCGGCGGTTCGGTCACCGGCCTCGACGTGACCGCCTCCGGCCACGAGAAGCTGCGGATCGACGTCACCATCGCGGCGACCTCCACCGCGCACGCCGACGAGATCGTCGAGAAGCTGCGCGGGATCGAGGGCGTCACCCTCGGCAAGGTCTCCGACCGTACGTTCCTGATGCACCTCGGCGGCAAGATCGAGATGGCGTCCAAGCACCCCATCCGCAACCGTGACGACCTCTCGATGATCTACACCCCGGGTGTCGCCCGGGTGTGCATGGCGATCGCCGAGAACCCCGAGGACGCCCGCCGCCTCACCATCAAGCGCAACTCCGTCGCGGTCGTCACCGACGGCTCGGCCGTCCTCGGCCTCGGCAACATCGGCCCGAAGGCCGCGCTGCCGGTCATGGAGGGCAAGGCGGCCCTCTTCAAGCGGTTCGCGGGCATCGACGCCTGGCCGCTCTGCCTGGACACCCAGGACACCGACGAGATCGTCGCGATCGTCAAGGCGATCGCCCCCGGCTTCGCGGGCATCAACCTGGAGGACATCTCCGCGCCCCGCTGCTTCGAGATCGAGGCGCGCCTGCGCGAGGCCCTGGACATCCCCGTCTTCCACGACGACCAGCACGGCACTGCGATCGTGGTGCTCGCCGCGCTGACCAACGCGCTGCGCGTGGTCGGCAAGGGTATCGGTGACGTACGGGTCGTCATGTCCGGCGCGGGCGCGGCCGGTACGGCCATCCTCAAGCTGCTGCTCGCGGCCGGCGTCAAGAACGCGGTCGTCGCCGACATCCAGGGCGTCGTCCACACCGGCCGCGCGGACCTGGCCGGGGCCGACGCGGGCTCCGACATGGCGGCGCTCCGCTGGATCGCCGACAACACCAACCCGGAGGGCCTCACCGGCTCCCTGCGCGAGGCCGTGGTCGGCGCGGACGTCTTCATCGGCGTCTCCGCCCCCAACGTCCTGAACGGCGACGACGTGGCCGCGATGGCCGAGGGCGCCATCGTCTTCGCGCTCGCGAACCCCGACCCCGAGGTCGACCCGGGCGTGGCGCGCGAGACGGCCGCCGTGGTGGCCACCGGCCGCTCGGACTTCCCGAACCAGATCAACAACGTGCTGGTCTTCCCGGGCGTCTTCCGCGGCCTCCTGGACGCCCAGTCGCGCACGGTCAACACCGACATGATGCTGGCCGCCGCGACCGCGCTCGCGAACGTGGTGACCGAGGACGAGCTCAACCCGAACTACATCATCCCGTCGGTCTTCAACGACAAGGTCGCGGGCGCGGTGGCGGGCGCGGTGCGGACGGCGGCCCAGGCCGCCCTCTGA
- the murA gene encoding UDP-N-acetylglucosamine 1-carboxyvinyltransferase, with product MTGTDDVLLVHGGTPLEGEIRVRGAKNLVPKAMVAALLGSGPSRLRNVPDIRDVRVVRGLLQLHGVTVRPGEEPGELILDPSHVESANVADIDAHAGSSRIPILLCGPLLHRLGHAFIPGLGGCDIGGRPIDFHFEVLRQFGATIEKRADGQYLEAPQRLRGTKIRLPYPSVGATEQVLLTAVLAEGVTELSNAAVEPEIEDLICVLQKMGAIIAMDTDRTIRITGVDKLGGYTHRALSDRLEAASWASAALATEGNIYVRGAQQRSMMTFLNTYRKVGGAFEIDDEGIRFWHPGGSLKSIALETDVHPGFQTDWQQPLVVALTQATGLSIVHETVYESRLGFTSALNQMGAHIQLYRECLGGSDCRFGQRNFLHSAVVSGPTKLQGADLVIPDLRGGFSYLIAALAAQGTSRVHGIDLINRGYENFMEKLMELGAKVELPNGALS from the coding sequence ATGACCGGCACAGACGATGTACTGCTTGTCCACGGCGGAACCCCGCTGGAGGGCGAGATCCGCGTCCGCGGCGCGAAGAACCTCGTGCCGAAGGCGATGGTCGCCGCCCTGCTCGGCAGCGGTCCGAGCCGGCTGCGCAATGTGCCCGACATCCGCGACGTGCGCGTCGTACGCGGCCTGCTGCAGCTGCACGGGGTGACGGTCCGCCCGGGCGAGGAGCCCGGTGAGCTGATCCTCGACCCGTCGCACGTCGAAAGTGCGAACGTCGCCGACATCGACGCGCACGCAGGTTCGTCGCGCATCCCGATCCTGCTCTGCGGCCCGCTGCTGCACCGCCTCGGCCACGCCTTCATCCCGGGCCTGGGCGGCTGCGACATCGGCGGCCGGCCGATCGACTTCCACTTCGAGGTGCTGCGGCAGTTCGGCGCGACCATCGAGAAGCGCGCCGACGGCCAGTACCTGGAGGCCCCGCAGCGGCTGCGCGGCACCAAGATCCGGCTGCCGTACCCGTCGGTGGGCGCGACCGAGCAGGTCCTGCTGACGGCCGTACTGGCCGAGGGTGTGACCGAGCTCTCCAACGCGGCCGTGGAGCCCGAGATCGAGGACCTCATCTGCGTACTGCAGAAGATGGGCGCGATCATCGCCATGGACACCGACCGGACGATCCGGATCACCGGTGTCGACAAGCTCGGCGGGTACACCCACCGCGCCCTCTCGGACCGGCTGGAGGCCGCCTCCTGGGCGTCCGCCGCGCTGGCGACCGAGGGCAACATCTACGTCCGCGGCGCGCAGCAGCGGTCGATGATGACCTTCCTGAACACGTACCGGAAGGTCGGCGGCGCCTTCGAGATCGACGACGAGGGCATCCGGTTCTGGCACCCCGGCGGCTCGCTCAAGTCGATCGCCCTCGAGACGGACGTGCACCCCGGCTTCCAGACCGACTGGCAGCAGCCGCTGGTCGTGGCGCTGACGCAGGCCACGGGCCTGTCGATCGTCCACGAGACGGTGTACGAGTCGCGGCTCGGCTTCACGTCGGCGCTGAACCAGATGGGTGCGCACATCCAGCTGTACCGGGAGTGCCTGGGCGGCTCCGACTGCCGCTTCGGGCAGCGCAACTTCCTGCACTCGGCGGTGGTGAGCGGGCCCACGAAGCTGCAGGGTGCGGATCTGGTGATTCCGGATCTGCGGGGTGGGTTCTCCTACCTGATCGCTGCGCTGGCGGCGCAGGGGACGTCGCGGGTGCACGGGATCGATCTGATCAACCGGGGGTACGAGAACTTCATGGAGAAGCTGATGGAGCTGGGGGCGAAGGTGGAGCTGCCCAACGGTGCGCTGAGCTGA
- a CDS encoding sigma-70 family RNA polymerase sigma factor — protein MRKDAAVADDRPQGARHRSVPDEELMRALYREHAGPLLAYVLRLVAGDRQRAEDVVQETLIRAWKNAGQLNRATGSVRPWLVTVARRIVIDGHRSRQARPQEVDPSPLEVMPAEDEIDKALWLMTLSDALDDLTPAHREALVETYFKGRTVNEAAEVLGVPSGTVRSRVFYALRSMKLALEERGVTA, from the coding sequence GCTCCGTTCCCGACGAGGAGCTGATGCGGGCGCTCTACCGCGAACACGCGGGCCCGCTGCTCGCGTATGTGCTCCGTCTCGTCGCCGGCGACCGCCAGCGGGCCGAGGACGTCGTGCAGGAGACGCTCATCCGTGCCTGGAAGAACGCCGGTCAGCTCAACAGAGCGACCGGTTCGGTCCGCCCCTGGCTGGTGACGGTCGCACGGCGCATCGTCATCGACGGCCACCGCAGCCGGCAGGCCCGGCCGCAGGAGGTCGATCCGTCGCCGCTGGAGGTCATGCCCGCGGAGGACGAGATCGACAAGGCGCTGTGGCTGATGACGCTCTCGGACGCACTCGACGACCTGACACCCGCACACCGCGAGGCGCTGGTCGAAACGTACTTCAAAGGACGTACGGTCAATGAAGCGGCCGAAGTGCTGGGCGTGCCGAGCGGGACCGTCAGGTCCCGCGTCTTCTACGCCCTGCGGTCCATGAAACTCGCGTTGGAGGAACGGGGGGTGACGGCATGA
- a CDS encoding anti-sigma factor, with protein MTTPEYQSEHEAVAAYALGVLDDAEATAFEAHLAGCDLCAAELDQLGGMEPLLATLKEFPGPADRPLRPAPPSMSERLIDEVAVLRAKRRRRTTYLVAAAAALIIGGPAIAVVATSDGGTTQAAPAEPHSTSPAEDAFFHHMTQKVAATDATTGVSATVGTEKKGWGTHTVLQLKNVKGPLKCSLIAIGKDGAQETVTTWAVPKWGYGIADSPHKEAEYPLYVHGGTAMNRDQIDHFEVRTLDGKALVDVPA; from the coding sequence ATGACCACGCCGGAGTACCAGTCCGAGCACGAGGCGGTCGCGGCGTACGCGCTCGGCGTCCTCGACGATGCCGAGGCCACCGCCTTCGAGGCGCATCTGGCGGGCTGTGACCTGTGCGCGGCCGAGCTCGACCAGCTCGGCGGCATGGAGCCGCTCCTGGCCACCTTGAAGGAGTTCCCCGGCCCCGCCGACCGCCCGCTGCGCCCGGCCCCGCCGAGCATGAGCGAACGGCTCATCGACGAGGTGGCGGTGCTGCGCGCCAAGCGCAGGCGCCGCACCACCTACCTGGTGGCGGCCGCCGCCGCGCTGATCATCGGCGGTCCGGCGATCGCCGTGGTGGCGACCTCCGACGGCGGCACGACCCAGGCCGCGCCCGCCGAGCCGCACTCGACCAGCCCCGCAGAGGACGCCTTCTTCCATCACATGACCCAGAAGGTGGCGGCGACCGACGCGACGACCGGTGTCAGCGCGACCGTCGGCACCGAGAAGAAGGGCTGGGGCACCCACACCGTCCTCCAGCTGAAGAACGTGAAGGGGCCGCTCAAGTGCAGCCTCATCGCGATCGGCAAGGACGGCGCGCAGGAGACCGTCACCACCTGGGCGGTGCCCAAGTGGGGGTACGGGATCGCGGACAGCCCGCACAAGGAGGCGGAGTACCCGCTGTACGTGCACGGCGGTACCGCCATGAACCGGGACCAGATCGATCATTTCGAGGTCCGGACCCTCGACGGCAAGGCGCTCGTGGACGTCCCGGCCTGA